One Mya arenaria isolate MELC-2E11 chromosome 5, ASM2691426v1 genomic window carries:
- the LOC128235662 gene encoding putative nuclease HARBI1 — MADRGNILNELTNQQLVDRYRFNRAGLNYLETVFGPALEPATMRHKMRELDAQVQQFYGLAQFPKVVGVIDGTHIRIQPPSEDEPSFVNRKGFHSINVQVVFDGFDRITNVVARWPGSAHDSRILQQSGLRNLFDEGHVPNGQYHLLGDSGYAGRRWLLTPYLNPQPGSQTAYNR; from the exons ATGGCAGATAGGGGCAATATCCTAAATGAACTTACCAACCAGCAACTTGTTGATAGGTATCGCTTCAACAGGGCAGGCCTCAATTACCTTGAAACTGTGTTTGGACCAGCACTGGAGCCAGCTACAATGAGACATAAGA TGAGGGAGCTTGATGCACAGGTTCAACAGTTTTATGGACTGGCACAGTTTCCAAAGGTGGTGGGTGTCATAGATGGTACCCACATACGTATTCAGCCCCCTTCGGAGGATGAGCCGTCTTTTGTCAATAGGAAGGGTTTCCATTCAATTAACGTACAAGTTGTGTTTGATGGTTTTGACAGAATAACAAATGTGGTTGCCCGATGGCCAGGGTCTGCACATGACAGCAGAATTCTTCAGCAGAGTGGCCTTAGGAACCTATTTGATGAAGGTCACGTACCTAATGGTCAATACCATCTTCTTGGGGACAGCGGATATGCTGGGCGAAGGTGGCTACTTACCCCATACCTCAATCCCCAGCCTGGTAGCCAAACAGCATACAACAGGTAA
- the LOC128235663 gene encoding uncharacterized protein LOC128235663, with the protein MEKQEVKKRSPNFSLHDCMLLAEVMGGPSGTQNLTRYQYVHNKHTPSITTKTKRHMWEETIPKMYNAGSEFPRSSIDLLKKWDNLVQRHNNLYQDYIQNQQKTGGGPNAGTIGLLTDAVISVVGKKACGLIGISGQAGMPMDSGFLQLPSNNVSTGISTTNGSDLNSASTWGISASSNASLSASEDLVTNYSPVQMVTDLNVTSETYNISDSVICTCSCHTVMQGLREEKLRLQIRVLKKQLGEE; encoded by the exons atggaaaaacaaGAGGTCAAGAAACGTTCTCCGAATTTTTCCCTGCATGATTGTATGCTGTTGGCAGAGGTTATGGGAGGACCAAGCGGAACACAAAATCTAACCCGTTACCAATACGTGCATAACAAGCACACACCCT ctATTACAACAAAAACCAAGCGGCACATGTGGGAGGAAACCATACCAAAGATGTATAACGCTGGGTCAGAGTTCCCACGCTCATCCATTGATCTTCTGAAGAAGTGGGACAACTTGGTGCAGAGGCATAATAACTTATACCAAGATTACAtccaaaatcaacaaaaaactg GTGGTGGACCTAATGCTGGGACCATTGGTCTATTGACAGATGCTGTAATATCTGTAGTTGGGAAAAAAGCCTGCGGCCTAATTGGAATCTCAGGCCAGGCCGGAATGCCAATGGACTCGGGATTTCTACAGCTGCCCTCCAACAA tGTGTCCACAGGCATTTCCACAACTAATGGGAGTGATCTTAACAG TGCATCAACATGGGGAATAAGTGCCAGTTCCAATGCAAGTCTTAGTGCCAGTGAAGACTTGGTTACAAATTACAG ccCAGTTCAGATGGTGACAGACCTTAATGTGACCAGTGAGACATACAACAT CAGTGACTCAGTGATCTGCACCTGTTCCTGCCATACTGTGATGCAAGGTTTGCGGGAAGAGAAGCTACGGCTCCAGATCAGGGTGCTCAAAAAACAGCTTGGCGAAGAATGA